Proteins found in one Leptidea sinapis chromosome 23, ilLepSina1.1, whole genome shotgun sequence genomic segment:
- the LOC126971319 gene encoding uncharacterized protein LOC126971319 isoform X7: MKDDDEEEENTFGVTRYPCMPSLVALQQMRNRLHLAFLGRKLMKWTMLASGRELRRLAIELDGVYKGFAEELRNAYIQLARSRYYHANLNEMVLEDIPKKAGAIVIPSTKSVSGVKLWQYVLEETEYKPYVHLGIGKGGQTILETKKAWLELLKHLITMMTLRTSFRMVEISNRAATKKFNVLSKLVIPRVNLSQRYIISELEEMEREDNFRLKRFKELKLKKAGGGEDEKNKKKCTVCKNCLTCCNCNNVDRENTVSDVSPTEKSSKSNKEISFNDNEDAVLYPKECNATEEKKLSDRDILKSEAGGDIIQIVCPNCQECLNVNKSAASVSILKKEIDLDSKECYSGVCGRQIGDDLPKSHCCSLNKLQSTEKERAFCQICKNKNDDFINVSQNSSAVSICCSLKNDADSEKSYPCLPTSNSNINEYPDGFILELRHTCDQCEQPMHLAIEESSNTSLCSKCRSQQIRMGNIKNNFNTDNSDLCAKCKEELLSKPCSCTSTMQSVNEVVQPEVSSLCSLCRVESKCNLQAIKSFNLRENKSICSSCIQQLQTKSSNSASCPCISEPNSNLKKVNSFQDNLCASCKEKSEIRIPCACSNDAIEDKVCGRDKNHNFGRKFDIMCINLNNSCIEAGYKKGIAAQKCSSHSEFNKNSNQNCHRCGVSIKKESMEQQSQSSCYVCGRPINKASTCVKDKNKVNDCSQKSASSPKFVQGASGTENQSNLKQNKSTLCMPLGKGLKVKLPPLQTSMNSNTSMQSKTGHKATHMACGSANSLLSYIEIECSRSNIQTEKKEGRMESCPNKNEINICGSHSEDGGEYYFKMKIVPRAECDASKGGTDIVHSFIELMKKQILPESKSKEHTYLNTISNKICQSKIDYCASQETPSMCNSSSVISQMSESNNKSSCTCKDETHEKDNYLITSKSSSLNKSQEEKTDFIPSKNLHTCSHVCSESSLQNQSCETNNNKFSCLCKDKNNNNNNYNYFTIDTININTQHNEKKEISKHSLNSHSSQSKANENSNEADKNNLCKVCRGQKQAKKCCSCEGKMQISCNDCRKNAGSEIKNYQFSFNEKKIDCCASKNIPTVSCSTNSLRSQCPETDKNKSTCTCIAKENENNDYNESKINTMVISTQKKNTQCTCTEQKAMPIHNCNEQTTQINTKEILKVTSENNCRLCNKKMEVKNNCDFNANRKTCSDFSSRKNQNKDTLSKSSHSKRNCVKCGSEFNPQRKNPATAALQSQKHDYEKLTNCTKCSSSRKVYQSACPIHSSKKSNSSPILSTCSHFQEKDSNKMSASGCKYSSLLNLESQKSPGGKSQSCEKSNTSLLESNCLRCREKDNEMSTHGCKCSSITKTESQKTRGCQSQSSTKSSTSPNEYKCSRCQDKYIEKSSQGCKCSSITKTETQKTPGCQSQPFKKSNASPSGSNCSRCSGKKVENFTHGCKCSSITKTESQKTPGCQSQSSKKSNTSPNEYKCSRCHEKYIEKSSQGCKCSSITKTETQKTPGCQSQPFKKSNASPSESNCSRCSGKKVENLTHGCKCSSITKTESQKTPGCQSQSSKNSNASPSESNCSRCSGKKVENLTHGCKCSSITKTESQKTPSCQSQSSKKSNTSPNEYKCSSCQEKYINKSPQGCKCSSKEKEEYKRAPGCQSLSSEKSKASPNQSNCSRCQEKGIEKSTQYCKCSSIRKEETQSATGCQSISSKKQLSAIQSNCSRCQQTDIKKSTSGCKCSQTAKVKFQNHTDYQNQPLEKSCPLHQKESACNCTSTKKMENRIDTSSKTDCSCKDSEMFTNTYSYTSTCKSDKYSSKTAKSDESCRCSSSLKLRVSDECASSGHSSKLSRDSSVKSFGSCCDSQTKDASTQTRRSDRYDVRDLQMLTFLRDARKVTCTCRSEPIIRNPTSKPIYRSKSNHSDYVCLKHLEID, translated from the exons GCTGGAGCAATCGTGATACCTTCAACGAAGTCGGTCTCTGGTGTCAAGCTGTGGCAGTACGTTCTAGAAGAG ACTGAATACAAGCCTTATGTCCATCTGGGTATAGGAAAGGGTGGTCAGACCATTCTCGAGACGAAAAAGGCATGGCTAGAACTACTGAAGCATTTGATTACGATGATGACACTACGGACCAGTTTTCGGATGGTCGAAATATCCAACAGGGCAGCTACCAA GAAATTTAATGTATTATCAAAGTTGGTAATACCAAGAGTGAATCTTAGTCAACGGTATATTATATCCGAGCTTGAAGAAATGGAAAGAGAGGACAACTTTCGATTGAAACGTTTTAAAGAATTAAAGTTAAAGAAAGCTGGCGGTGGTGAAGacgaaaagaataaaaaaaagtgcaCTGTGTGTAAAAATTGTCTCACCTGCTGTAATTGCAATAATGTTGATAGAGAAAATACTGTTTCTGATGTTTCCCCTACTGAAAAGTCTTCAAAGAGTAATAAAGAAATCTCGTTTAATGATAatgaagacgcagtgttgtaTCCTAAAGAATGCAATGCAACTGAAGAGAAGAAACTATCAGATAGAGACATATTAAAATCAGAAGCAGGAGGGGATATAATTCAAATTGTATGTCCAAATTGTCAAGAGTGCTTAAATGTCAATAAAAGTGCAGCTTCCGTtagtattttgaaaaaagaGATTGACTTAGATAGTAAAGAATGTTACTCAGGCGTTTGTGGAAGACAAATTGGAGATGACTTACCTAAATCCCATTGTTGTTCGCTGAACAAACTTCAAAGTACAGAAAAGGAAAGAGCATTTTGTCaaatatgcaaaaataaaaatgatgatttcatCAATGTGTCACAAAATTCTTCAGCTGTCTCGATTTGTTGTTCGCTCAAAAATGATGCAGATTCAGAAAAATCTTACCCTTGCTTACCTACCTCGAATAGCAATATAAATGAATATCCAGATGGTTTTATATTGGAGTTACGACATACTTGTGATCAATGTGAACAACCAATGCATCTTGCGATTGAGGAGTCATCAAACACTTCATTGTGCTCTAAATGTCGAAGCCAGCAGATTAGAATGGGCaacattaaaaacaattttaatacgGATAACAGCGATTTATGTGCAAAATGTAAGGAAGAATTATTATCGAAGCCATGTAGTTGTACAAGTACAATGCAAAGCGTTAATGAGGTGGTGCAACCCGAAGTCTCTTCACTATGTTCACTCTGTCGAGTAGAATCGAAATGTAATTTACAAGCCATAAAATCTTTCAATCTACgagaaaataaatcaatatgcTCATCTTGTATTCAGCAACTTCAAACTAAATCTAGCAACTCAGCTAGTTGCCCTTGCATTAGTGAACCCAATAGCAATTTGAAAAAGGTAAACAGTTTCCAAGACAATTTATGCGCatcttgtaaagaaaaatcaGAAATTAGGATTCCCTGTGCTTGCTCTAATGATGCAATAGAAGATAAAGTTTGCGGTAGAGATAAAAACCATAACTTTGGACGTAAATTCGATATAATGTGcataaatcttaataattcCTGTATTGAGGCAGGATACAAAAAAGGTATAGCTGCTCAAAAATGTTCTAGTCACTCAGAATTTAACAAAAACTCTAACCAAAATTGTCATCGTTGCGGTGTATCTATCAAAAAAGAAAGTATGGAACAACAAAGTCAATCATCATGTTATGTTTGCGGAAGACCCATAAATAAGGCAAGCACTTgcgtaaaagataaaaataaagtcAATGACTGTTCCCAAAAAAGTGCTTCATCACCAAAATTTGTTCAGGGAGCATCTGGAACAgaaaatcaatcaaatttaaaacaaaataagtcCACTCTATGTATGCCACTTGGTAAAGGCTTGAAAGTCAAGTTGCCACCACTTCAAACATCAATGAACTCAAACACTTCAATGCAGTCAAAAACTGGACATAAAGCGACTCATATGGCATGTGGAAGCGCGAATTCGTTGTTATCTTATATTGAAATAGAATGCTCACGTTCAAACatacaaacagaaaaaaaagaagGTAGAATGGAAAGCTGcccaaataaaaatgaaataaatatttgtggtTCACACTCAGAAGACGGTGgtgaatattatttcaaaatgaaAATTGTCCCGAGAGCTGAGTGCGATGCAAGTAAAGGTGGTACTGATATTGTACATAGTTTTATTGAATTGATGAAGAAACAAATTCTACCAGAAAGTAAATCTAAGGAACATACGTATCTCAACACTATTTCTAACAAAATATGTCAATCGAAAATAGATTATTGTGCTTCTCAGGAAACTCCTTCAATGTGCAATTCTTCAAGTGTTATAAGTCAGATGTctgaaagtaataataaatcttcGTGTACGTGCAAAGATGAAACTCATGAAAAAGATAATTACCTAATCACTTCCAAATCCAGTTCACTCAACAAAAGTCAAGAAGAGAAAACAGATTTTATTCCTTCCAAAAACCTTCATACATGTTCGCATGTATGCAGTGAATCTAGTTTACAAAATCAATCTTGTGaaaccaataataataaattttcatgctTGTGCaaagataagaataataataataataattataactattttaCAATTGACACAATCAATATCAATACTCAACATAATGAAAAGAAAGAAATTTCAAAACATAGCCTTAACTCTCACTCTTCTCAATCAAAGGCTAATGAAAATTCAAATGAAGCagataagaataacttatgtAAAGTTTGTCGTGGACAAAAACAAGCCAAAAAGTGTTGCTCGTGCGAAGGTAAAATGCAGATTTCCTGCAATGATTGCAGGAAAAATGCAGGcagtgaaattaaaaattatcaattcAGCTTCAACGAAAAGAAAATAGATTGTTGTGCTTCCAAAAACATTCCAACAGTTTCGTGTAGTACTAATAGTTTAAGAAGTCAATGCCCTGAAACTGATAAAAATAAGTCTACATGCACGTGCATAGCAAAGGAAAATGAAAACAATGATTATAACGAGTCAAAAATTAATACTATGGTCATTAGTACTCAAAAGAAGAATACCCAATGTACATGTACTGAACAGAAAGCTATGCCTATTCATAATTGTAATGAACAGACTACGCAAATAAATACGAAGGAAATTTTGAAAGTGACTAGCGAAAACAATTGTAgactttgtaataaaaaaatggaagTAAAGAATAATTGCGATTTCAATGCTAACAGGAAGACATGTAGTGATTTTTCAAGcagaaaaaatcaaaataaggaTACATTATCCAAATCTTCCCACAGTAAAAGAAACTGTGTTAAATGTGGTTCTGAGTTTAATCCACAAAGAAAAAATCCAGCAACAGCTGCATTGCAGAGTCAAAAACATGATTACGAAAAGTTGACAAACTGTACCAAATGTTCTTCATCAAGAAAGGTGTACCAATCCGCGTGCCCAATTCATTCTTCTAAAAAGTCAAATTCTTCTCCAATCTTATCTACCTGCTCACATTTTCAAGAGAAAGACAGCAATAAAATGTCAGCAAGTGGTTGTAAATATTCTTCACTATTAAATTTAGAATCACAGAAATCTCCAGGTGGTAAAAGTCAGTCTTGTGAAAAGTCAAATACCTCTCTCTTAGAATCTAACTGTTTACGCTGTCGAGAAAAAGACAATGAAATGTCGACGCATGGCTGTAAATGTTCTTCAATCACAAAAACAGAATCGCAAAAGACTCGAGGTTGTCAAAGTCAATCTTCCACAAAATCAAGTACCTCTCCCAACGAATATAAATGTTCACGTTGTCAAGATAAGTACATCGAAAAGTCGTCACAGGGCTGTAAATGTTCTTCAATCACAAAAACAGAAACGCAAAAGACTCCAGGTTGTCAAAGTCAACCTTTCAAAAAGTCAAACGCCTCTCCCAGTGGATCAAACTGTTCACGATGTTCAGGAAAAAAAGTCGAAAATTTTACGCATGGCTGTAAATGTTCTTCAATCACAAAAACAGAATCGCAAAAGACTCCAGGTTGTCAAAGTCAATCTTCCAAAAAGTCAAATACCTCTCCTAACGAATATAAATGTTCACGTTGTCACGAAAAGTACATCGAAAAGTCGTCACAGGGCTGTAAATGTTCTTCAATCACAAAAACAGAAACGCAAAAGACTCCCGGTTGTCAAAGTCAACCTTTCAAAAAGTCAAACGCCTCTCCCAGTGAATCAAACTGTTCACGATGTTCAGGAAAAAAAGTCGAAAATTTGACGCATGGCTGTAAATGTTCTTCAATCACAAAAACAGAATCGCAAAAGACTCCAG GTTGTCAAAGTCAATCTTCCAAAAACTCAAACGCCTCTCCCAGTGAATCAAACTGCTCACGATGTTCAGGAAAAAAAGTCGAAAATTTGACGCATGGCTGTAAATGTTCTTCAATCACAAAAACAGAATCGCAAAAGACTCCTAGTTGTCAAAGTCAATCTTCCAAAAAGTCTAATACCTCTCCCAACGAATATAAATGTTCAAGTTGTCAAGAAAAGTACATCAATAAGTCGCCACAGGGCTGTAAATGTTCTTCAAAGGAAAAGGAGGAGTATAAAAGAGCTCCAGGTTGCCAAAGTCTGTCTTCAGAGAAGTCTAAAGCATCACCCAATCAATCTAACTGTTCACGTTGCCAAGAAAAGGGGATTGAAAAGTCGACGCAGTATTGTAAATGTTCATCAATAAGAAAGGAAGAAACTCAAAGTGCTACAGGTTGCCAAAGTATATCTTCCAAAAAGCAATTATCTGCCATCCAATCCAACTGTTCACGTTGTCAACAAACAGATATCAAAAAGTCAACGAGTGGCTGTAAATGTTCTCAAACGGCAAAGGTGAAATTCCAAAATCACACTGATTACCAAAATCAACCTCTTGAAAAATCTTGTCCcctacatcaaaaagaatcagCCTGCAATTGTACGTCAACTAAAAAAATGGAAAACCGAATAGATACTTCATCAAAAACAGACTGTTCATGCAAAGATTCCGAGATGTTCACAAATACATATAGCTACACATCAACTTGCAAAAGCGATAAATATTCCTCCAAGACAGCCAAATCAGATGAAAGTTGTCGTTGTTCATCAAGCTTGAAGCTAAGAGTATCAGATGAGTGTGCAAGTAGCGGCCATTCCTCTAAACTTTCAAGAGATTCTAGCGTAAAATCTTTCGGATCGTGCTGTGACTCTCAAACTAAAGATGCATCCACTCAAACACGACGGTCTGATAGGTATGATGTGAGGGACTTGCAGATGTTAACATTTTTACGTGATGCGCGAAAGGTAACTTGCACTTGTAGATCTGAACCAATTATACGAAACCCTACATCTAAACCCATATACCGTTCTAAATCTAACCATAGTGATTATGTATGCTTGAAACATTTAGAAATCGATTAA